The proteins below come from a single Nitrospinota bacterium genomic window:
- the gmhA gene encoding D-sedoheptulose 7-phosphate isomerase, which yields MERIKNFLNASADLKYQVAETLSEKILEATRLIQESLKNGGKLLLIGNGGSAADAQHIAAELVGRFKKERAAIPALALTVDTSSLTALGNDYGFETIFSRQVEAIARKGDVLLGFSTSGNSENVLRAFKVANELGVVTIALLGNEGGQAKNQVRLAIVVPSDDTARIQEVHITIGHIICEIIEDEF from the coding sequence ATGGAACGAATAAAAAATTTTCTCAATGCCAGCGCCGACTTGAAATACCAGGTGGCGGAAACCCTGTCGGAAAAAATCCTTGAAGCCACGCGGCTGATACAGGAAAGTCTGAAAAACGGCGGAAAACTGTTACTCATTGGCAACGGCGGCAGTGCGGCGGACGCCCAGCACATCGCCGCAGAACTGGTGGGCCGATTCAAAAAAGAAAGAGCCGCCATTCCAGCCCTTGCGCTTACGGTGGACACATCCTCCCTGACCGCGCTTGGCAACGATTACGGGTTCGAGACTATTTTCTCGCGGCAGGTCGAGGCCATTGCGCGAAAGGGCGATGTCCTCCTTGGCTTCAGTACCAGCGGCAACTCCGAAAATGTCCTCCGGGCTTTCAAAGTCGCTAACGAACTCGGGGTCGTCACCATTGCCCTATTGGGCAATGAAGGCGGACAGGCAAAAAACCAGGTGCGCCTGGCCATCGTCGTTCCCTCGGATGATACCGCTCGCATTCAAGAAGTCCACATCACCATCGGTCACATTATCTGTGAAATCATCGAAGACGAGTTTTAG
- the radC gene encoding DNA repair protein RadC yields the protein MANNSDCSIKDWPEDERPRERLIKYGEDKLSDAHLLGILIGSGDRSTRKNAVDLSRDLLNVFSNFRQMDQASVMELCKVKGIGIAKAAQIKAALEVGKRMSSQKTDKKEKMDTSRCFVEYYAPFLQHLKKEIVKVVLLNPKLVMIKDLTISEGSLNASIVHPREVMIPAIRESAASFALVHNHPSGDPSPSQQDMEITHRLSKTGQIVGIRMVDHIIIGDNKYFSFSDEGLL from the coding sequence ATGGCCAACAACAGCGATTGCTCGATAAAAGATTGGCCCGAAGACGAACGCCCCAGGGAAAGGCTGATTAAATATGGTGAAGACAAACTTTCTGACGCCCATCTTTTGGGGATCCTGATCGGCTCCGGGGACCGGTCGACCCGAAAAAATGCTGTCGATCTCAGCCGTGATCTGTTAAATGTGTTTAGCAATTTTCGCCAAATGGACCAGGCTTCGGTAATGGAGCTGTGCAAGGTCAAAGGCATCGGCATCGCCAAGGCCGCGCAAATAAAAGCGGCCCTGGAAGTAGGCAAACGAATGTCCTCGCAAAAGACCGATAAAAAAGAAAAAATGGATACCAGTCGGTGTTTCGTGGAATACTACGCGCCATTCCTGCAACATCTTAAAAAAGAAATCGTAAAAGTCGTTCTTTTGAATCCAAAATTAGTTATGATCAAGGACCTGACCATTTCCGAGGGCAGTTTGAATGCCAGTATCGTTCACCCGCGGGAAGTCATGATTCCCGCCATCAGGGAGTCTGCGGCTTCCTTCGCTCTGGTCCACAATCACCCAAGCGGGGACCCATCGCCCAGCCAGCAGGACATGGAAATCACCCATCGTCTCAGCAAGACCGGGCAAATCGTGGGCATCCGGATGGTGGATCACATCATCATCGGGGATAATAAATATTTTAGTTTTTCTGATGAAGGCTTGTTATGA